The stretch of DNA ATCGTCGACATCGACTTCGACGTGCAGTGGCGCGTGAACCCGGCCAAGGCCGAGGATTTCGTGTTCAACCTCCAGAACCCCGAGGGCACCATCAAGTCGGTGGCCGAGAGCGCGATGCGCGAGGTGGTGGGCCGGCGCCAGATCCAGGCGATCCTGACCACCGAGCAGTCGAGCGTGGCGCAGGAGGTGCAGCAGATCATCCAGAAGGCGCTCGATTCCTACGGCGCCGGCGTGCTGATCAACGTGGTCCAGCTCCAGGGCGTGAGCCCGCCGGCCGAGGTGCGCCAGGCCTTCGTCGACGTGAACGCGGCCCAGCAGGACGCGGCCCGCGCCCGCAACGAGGCCGAGACCTATGCCAGCCGCGTGGTGCCGGAGGCCCGCGGCCGCTCCTCGCAGATCCAGCAGCAGGCCGAGGCCTTCAAGTCGCAGGCCACCGCCGAGGCGACCGGCCAGGCCGCGCGCTTCCGCGAGGTCTACGAGTCCTACAAGCTGTCGCCCGCGGTCTCCCGCGAGCGGATGTTCCTCGACACGATGGAGAAGGTTCTGGGCGGCGTGAACAAGGTGATCATCGACCAGGGCGGCACGGCGGGTGCCGGTGCCGCGGCGGCCGGCGTGCTGCCGGTCCTGCCGCTGCAGGAATTCGCCAACACCGCCCGACCGGGGAATGCCGTCCAGGGGAGCGCGCGATGAACGGCAACGCGCTCCGCACCGGCGCCGTCGCCCTCGGCGTCCTCGTCCTGGTGCTGGTCTATGCCGGCGCCTTCACCGTCGGCCAGACCCAGCAGGCCCTGGTGCTGCGGTTCGGCGGCGTCCGCACCGTGCTGAACCAGGCCGGCACCGACAAGCCGGGCCTGTACTTCAAGATGCCCTTCGTCGAGAGCGTCGTGCTGTTCGAGAAGCGGCTGCTCGACCTCGACCTGCCGGTGCAGACCGTCCTCTCGGCCGACCGCCAGAACCTCGAGGTCGACGCCTTCGCCCGCTACAAGATCGTCGACCCGCTGCGCTTCTACCAGTCGGTGAACAACGTCCAGGTCGCCAACCAGCGCCTGTCCAGCTTCACCAACGCGGCGATGCGCAACGTGCTCGCCAGCGCCTCGCGGGACGCCATCGTGCGCACCCAGCGCGAGGGCCTGATGAACCGCATCCAGGAGGACGTGAACCGGCAGGCGAAGAATCTCGGCATCGAGATCGTCGACCTGCGCCTGACCCGCGTCGACCTGCCGGCGGCGAACTCGCAGGCGGTCTACCAGCGGATGCGCACCGAGCGCGAGCGCGAGGCGGCGGACCTGCGCGCCAACGGCAACCAGGTGGCGGCCACCATCAAGGCCAAGGCCGACCGCGACGTGACGGTGCTCCTGGCCGAGGCCAACCAGAAGGCCGACCAGCTCCGCGGCCAGGGCGAGGCGGACCGCAACCGCATCCTCGCCGAGGCCTTCGGGCAGGACCCGGACTTCTTCGCCTTCTACCGGTCGATGCAGGCCTACGAGAAGGGCCTGAGCGGGTCCGATACGCGGCTGGTGATCAGCCCCGGCTCGGAGTTCTTCCGCTACTTCAACGACCCGCAGGGGCGGGCCCGCCCCGCCGCGGTTCCGGCGGCCGGCCAGTAGGCCGGCTCCCCCTCCGCCAAAGCGGAGCCGACACGCGACGACACCCGAGCGCCCCGCCCCGGCGGGGCGCACTTTTATGACGGCGGGCCTCAGGTCCGCCGTGCCGCGGAGACCAACAAGATGCGACCGCAGGGGGGAACAGGACAGGCGCAACGGCCCGCCCGCGGGCGGCCGCGCGGTGTCCTGCCGTGAAGGATCTCGTCGCCGCCCTCGGCCTGGCGCTGGCCATCGAGGGCCTGCTCTGCGCCGCCTTCCCGGCGGCGATGCGCCGGGCGATGCAGGAGGCCGCCCAGAGCCCGATGGAGCGGATGCGCCTCGTGGGCCTCCTGTCGGCCGCGGCCGGCGTGGTCGTGGTCGGGGTGGTGCGCCTGCTGCTCGGCTGACGTTTGGGCCAAGGCGATGCGCCGGGACTTGAACCGGTCCGCCGGGAGACGATCTTAGAGGGGTTCCCGGCCGGTCGCCGGGGCTGCCCGGGCCGGGCGGACGGGGGCGGCGTGCCGCCTCTCCGCTTTCCAGGCCCGAACCGTTTCGACGATCCTTCCCAACGAGGTTCCCCGATGGCCGCTTCCTCGCGCCGTAACCCCGCCTTCGCGAGACGGCGCCTGCCCGCCCTCGCGGGGGCGCTCTTCGCGCTCTCCGTCGGCACGGCCGTCCTGCCGAGCGTCGCGCTGGCCAAGGGGCCGGCCTCGCTCGCCGATCTCGCCGAGCAGGTGACCGATGCGGTGGTGAACATCTCGGCCTCCACCACCGTGGAGGCGCGCGGCCGCACCCTGCCGCAATTGCCCCAGGGCACGCCGTTCGAGGACCTGTTCGAGGAGTTCTTCAACCGCCGCGGCCAGGGCGGCGGCGGGGGCGAGAGCCAGCCGCGGACGCCGCGCCGCTCGAACTCGCTCGGCTCCGGCTTCATCATCGATTCGTCGGGCATCGTGGTCACCAACAACCACGTCATCGGCGACGCCAACGACATCCAGGTGATCCTGCATGACGGCCGCAAGCTGAAGGCCGAGATCGTCGGCAAGGATCCGAAGATCGACCTCGCGGTGCTGCGGGTGAAGCCCGATCCGGACCGGCCGCTGAAGTCGGTGCCGCTCGGCAATTCCGACAAGATGCGGCCGGGCGACTGGGTGATCGCGATCGGCAACCCGTTCGGCCTCGGCGGCTCGGTCTCGGCCGGCATCGTCTCGGCCCGGGGCCGCAACATCGAGTCGGGTCCCTACGACAACTACATCCAGACCGACGCGGCCATCAACAAGGGCAATTCCGGCGGTCCGCTGTTCAACATGGACGGCGAGGTGATCGGCATCAACACGGCGATCCTGTCGCCGACCGGCGG from Methylobacterium aquaticum encodes:
- the hflC gene encoding protease modulator HflC, giving the protein MNGNALRTGAVALGVLVLVLVYAGAFTVGQTQQALVLRFGGVRTVLNQAGTDKPGLYFKMPFVESVVLFEKRLLDLDLPVQTVLSADRQNLEVDAFARYKIVDPLRFYQSVNNVQVANQRLSSFTNAAMRNVLASASRDAIVRTQREGLMNRIQEDVNRQAKNLGIEIVDLRLTRVDLPAANSQAVYQRMRTEREREAADLRANGNQVAATIKAKADRDVTVLLAEANQKADQLRGQGEADRNRILAEAFGQDPDFFAFYRSMQAYEKGLSGSDTRLVISPGSEFFRYFNDPQGRARPAAVPAAGQ
- a CDS encoding DUF2065 domain-containing protein gives rise to the protein MKDLVAALGLALAIEGLLCAAFPAAMRRAMQEAAQSPMERMRLVGLLSAAAGVVVVGVVRLLLG
- a CDS encoding DegQ family serine endoprotease, which gives rise to MAASSRRNPAFARRRLPALAGALFALSVGTAVLPSVALAKGPASLADLAEQVTDAVVNISASTTVEARGRTLPQLPQGTPFEDLFEEFFNRRGQGGGGGESQPRTPRRSNSLGSGFIIDSSGIVVTNNHVIGDANDIQVILHDGRKLKAEIVGKDPKIDLAVLRVKPDPDRPLKSVPLGNSDKMRPGDWVIAIGNPFGLGGSVSAGIVSARGRNIESGPYDNYIQTDAAINKGNSGGPLFNMDGEVIGINTAILSPTGGSVGIGFAVPTSTASPVIDQLRQFGEVRRGWLGVRIQNVDDTTAEALGLKGGARGALVAGVDERGPAKTAGLEVGDVITKFNGVEVKSSSDLPRIVASSPVGKVVDVTTIRKGQEQTKQVTLGRLEDGDKLQQQAALNRPQPEADVTRQALGLNLTGLSDEGRKRFGVKESVKGVLVTRVDPNSNAADKRIQAGDVIVEVGQEAVTSPADVTRRIDQIKKDGRKSALLLVSNKDGEVRFVALSLE
- the hflK gene encoding FtsH protease activity modulator HflK; translation: MPWSNQSGGSGGGGNGGGPWGNRGGNGGGPWGGGSGGGGGGGPWGGGGGSGGGNQPPDLEDLLRRSQDRLKTLMPGGGSVGTKGAVLAVLVVLVLWLMTGWYTVLPSQVGINTVFGRYTGQSGEGLRWNFPYPVGAVVKPNVGESRSIQVGYRSGAGAQRSRDVPEESLMLTGDDNIVDIDFDVQWRVNPAKAEDFVFNLQNPEGTIKSVAESAMREVVGRRQIQAILTTEQSSVAQEVQQIIQKALDSYGAGVLINVVQLQGVSPPAEVRQAFVDVNAAQQDAARARNEAETYASRVVPEARGRSSQIQQQAEAFKSQATAEATGQAARFREVYESYKLSPAVSRERMFLDTMEKVLGGVNKVIIDQGGTAGAGAAAAGVLPVLPLQEFANTARPGNAVQGSAR